In the Ipomoea triloba cultivar NCNSP0323 chromosome 6, ASM357664v1 genome, one interval contains:
- the LOC116023353 gene encoding UDP-glycosyltransferase 71A16-like, translating into MEPPPEEMILKVPENYLSTYIKSHRSHAKHAIVNNVLPSDYDESLALAGIVFDFFSSSMVDMANDLGVPSYLFYTSGARFLGVNHYLVIRERLGGRKYTLSDADSVVSTFASPVPVRVMPTFAFIKVTEYLSNIAGKLELYAMKALESDPDPPQVYTVGPLVAPQKEHAGKEEIINWLSEQPPSSVVFLCFGSQGGFEVPQIYQIATTLKRSGHRFL; encoded by the exons ATGGAGCCACCACCGGAAGAAATGATTCTCAAGGTCCCAGAGAATTACCTTTCCACCTATATAAAAAGCCATAGGTCTCATGCCAAACACGCGATCGTCAATAACGTGCTCCCGTCAGATTACGACGAGTCGCTGGCGCTCGCCGGGATTGTATTTGATTTTTTCAGCAGTTCTATGGTTGACATGGCGAATGACCTCGGTGTTCCTTCTTACCTGTTTTACACATCCGGCGCCAGGTTTCTCGGGGTAAATCATTACCTCGTGATCCGTGAGAGGCTTGGTGGAAGAAAATACACGTTGTCGGACGCGGACTCGGTGGTTTCCACATTTGCCTCGCCGGTTCCGGTGAGAGTTATGCCCACGTTCGCGTTCATCAAGGTTACAGAGTATTTGTCGAACATAGCAGGAA AATTGGAACTGTACGCTATGAAAGCATTAGAATCCGACCCGGATCCGCCCCAGGTTTACACCGTCGGGCCTCTGGTTGCACCTCAGAAGGAGCACGCAGGGAAGGAAGAAATCATCAACTGGCTCTCGGAGCAGCCACCGTCGTCGGTGGTGTTCCTCTGCTTCGGAAGCCAGGGAGGGTTCGAGGTGCCGCAAATATATCAGATCGCGACGACGCTGAAGAGGAGCGGGCATAGGTTCTTGTAG
- the LOC116023768 gene encoding uncharacterized protein LOC116023768 — MTIDVMMHTNSFTGELKRLQNLVADAKANNINVVCALVKRMLDRNMFLFGFVDINEGSATERVNELTEIQNARVQTAYAKLFANTKIEHYTHLDMGMELDADLIKQRSTEYAMAKRRTIEESCRLECTEGFILSTNRMWSSVGYRISTTGRTDAS, encoded by the exons ATGACCATTGATGTGATGATGCATACTAACTCTTTTACAGGAGAATTGAAGAGGCTGCAAAACCTTGTTGCAGATGCAAAAGCCAACAATATAAATGTTGTCTGTGCTTTAGTCAAAAGAATGCTGGATAGAAACATGTTTCTCTTTGGGTTTGTGGATATAAACGAAGGCTCTGCAACAGAGAGAGTAAATGAGCTTACAGAAATACAGAATGCTAGAGTCCAGACAGCATATGCGAA GTTGTTTGCAAACACAAAAATTGAGCACTACACCCATTTGGACATG GGAATGGAACTTGATGCGGATTTGATCAAGCAAAGATCAACAGAATATGCAATGGCCAAGAGACGAACCATTGAAG AAAGTTGCAGATTGGAATGCACAGAAGGATTCATTCTATCAACAAACAGGATGTGGTCGTCAGTTGGCTATAGAATCTCTACAACAGGAAGAACCGATGCAAGTTGA